Proteins found in one Melospiza melodia melodia isolate bMelMel2 chromosome 13, bMelMel2.pri, whole genome shotgun sequence genomic segment:
- the PDPR gene encoding pyruvate dehydrogenase phosphatase regulatory subunit, mitochondrial: MFLRLLSDIQWRAAHPKWRRMTGSQRSASTTAEPHPLSLPAQAQVVICGGGIMGTSVAYHLSKMGFKDIVLLEQGRLAAGTTRFCAGIVSTARPMSIELKMAHYSNKLYQQLEQETGVQTGYMKTGSISLAQTQDRLISLKRIASSLNVMGIPCEIISPKKVAQLHPLINIHDLVGAMYVPEDALVSSANVSLALATAASRNGVQIHERTSVSHVTIQRGRVTGVETDRGRIQCEFFVNCAGQWAYELGHSGEEPVHIPVHACEHFYLLTHPLQEPLSSSLPTVVDPDGRIYIRNWQGGILSGGFEKNPKPLFTEGRNQLEIQNLQEDWDHFGPLLSALLRRMPGLEALQIMQLVNCPESFTPDMRCIMGESPTARGYFVLAGMNSAGISYGGGAGKYLAEWIVNGYPSENVWPLDLKRFGTLQSSRTFLRHRVMEVMPLMYDLKVPRWDFQTGRQLRTSPLYDRLDAQGARWMEKHGFERVKYFVPPGSDLLDLDHSKTFYKPDWFDIVGAEVKCCKEAVCVIDMSSFTKFEISSTGDQALENLQYLFSNDLDVPVGHVVHTGMLNEKGGYENDCSIARLSKRSFFMISPTDQQVHCWAWLKNHLPDDSNLVLEDVTWKYTALNLIGPRAVDVLSELSYAPMTAEHFPSLFCKEMSVGYANGIRVMSITHTGEPGFVLYIPIEYALHVYNEVMNMGQKYGIRNAGYYALRSLRIEKFFAFWGQDLDAFTTPMECGREFQVKLDKGMEFLGQEVLLEQKQNGVYKRFTMFILEDHDTDMDLWPWWGEPIFRNGRYVGKTTSSAYSYTLERHVCLGFVHHFDEQTGEELVVTTDFINQGEFEIDIAGQRFQAKAKLYPFSSLFAQRRRKDDVELSGYQRE; this comes from the exons ATGTTTCTCCGATTGCTGTCCGATATCCAGTGGCGGGCGGCTCACCCGAAATGGAGGAGGATGACCGGCTCCCAGCGCAGCGCCTCCACCACAGCAGAGCCTCACCCGCTTtccctgccagcacaggcacaggtTGTCATCTGTGGTGGTGGAATCATGGGCACCTCTGTGGCCTATCACCTTTCCAAGATGGGCTTTAAGGATATAGTCTTACTTGAGCAGGGCAG GTTGGCTGCTGGCACCACTCGATTCTGTGCTGGCATTGTGAGCACAGCCAGGCCCATGTCCATAGAGCTGAAGATGGCACACTATTCAAACAAGCTCTAccagcagctggaacaggagacagGAGTGCAGACAG GGTACATGAAGACAGGCTCTATTTCCCTGGCTCAGACTCAGGACCGACTGATCTCTCTGAAGCGCATTGCTTCATCGCTGAA TGTAATGGGAATACCATGTGAAATTATCAGCCCAAAGAAAGTGGCACAGCTCCATCCACTGATCAACATCCATGACCTTGTGGGGGCCATGTATGTGCCAGAAGATGCACTCGTGTCGTCTGCCAACGTGAGTCTGGCTCTGGCAACTGCTGCCTCACGGAATG GTGTCCAGATCCACGAGCGGACGAGTGTCAGTCATGTCACAATCCAGAGGGGCCGAGTGACCGGAGTCGAGACTGACAGAGGAAGGATTCAATGCGAGTTCTTCGTCAACTGTGCTGGCCAG TGGGCCTATGAGTTGGGCCACTCTGGGGAGGAACCAGTGCATATCCCAGTCCATGCCTGCGAACACTTCTACCTCCTGACACATCCTTTGCAGGAGCCTCTGTCGAGCAGCTTACCAA cTGTTGTGGACCCCGATGGCAGGATCTACATTCGCAACTGGCAGGGTGGCATTCTCTCAGGAGGCtttgagaaaaaccccaaacctctctTCACGGAGGGACGGAACCAGCTGGAGATCCAGAACCTTCAggaagactgggatcattttG GGCCACTTCTGAGTGCCCTCCTGCGCAGGATGCCAGGTTTGGAGGCTCTGCAGATCATGCAGTTGGTGAATTGCCCAGAGTCCTTCACCCCAGACATGAGATGCATCATGGGAGAGTCGCCCACTGCACGAGGCTACTTCGTTCTGGCTGGCATGAACTCAGCTGGCATCTCCTATGGTGGGGGAGCAGGCAA GTACCTGGCAGAGTGGATAGTAAATGGGTATCCGTCAGAAAATGTCTGGCCCTTGGATCTGAAACGTTTTGGAACCCTTCAGAGCAGTCGCACTTTCCTCCGCCACCGTGTGATGGAAGTCATGC CCCTCATGTATGATCTGAAGGTTCCCCGCTGGGACTTCCAGACTGGCCGGCAGCTGCGCACGTCGCCGCTGTACGACCGCCTGGACGCACAGGGAGCCAGGTGGATGGAGAAGCATGGATTTGAGAGAGTCAAGTATTTTGTCCCACCTGGGAGCG ATCTGCTGGATTTGGATCACAGCAAAACCTTTTACAAACCGGACTGGTTTGATATTGTGGGTGCTGAAGTCAAGTGCTGTAAGGAAGCAGTTTGTGTTATTGACATGTCATCTTTTACCAAGTTTGAAATAAGT TCCACCGGAGACCAGGCCCTGGAGAATCTGCAGTATCTCTTCTCAAATGACCTGGATGTGCCAGTTGGGCATGTTGTGCATACAGGAATGCTTAATGAGAAAGGAGGGTATGAGAATGACTGCAGCATAGCCCGGCTCAGCAAGCGCAG CTTCTTCATGATTTCCCCTACTGACCAACAAGTTCATTGCTGGGCCTGGCTGAAGAACCACCTGCCTGATGACAGCAACCTGGTCCTAGAGGATGTGACCTGGAAGTACACAG CTCTCAATCTGATTGGCCCCCGTGCTGTGGATGTATTGTCAGAGTTGTCCTATGCCCCAATGACTGCAGAACACTTCCCCTCTCTTTTTTGCAAG GAGATGAGCGTGGGCTATGCTAATGGCATCCGTGTCATGAGTATCACTCACACAGGAGAACCTGGCTTCGTGCTTTATATCCCCATAGAG TACGCCCTGCACGTGTACAATGAGGTGATGAACATGGGGCAGAAGTACGGCATCCGGAACGCCGGTTACTACGCGCTCCGCAGCCTGCGCATTGAGAAGTTCTTTGCCTTCTGGGGCCAGGATCTGGATGCTTTTACTACTCCTATGGAGTGTGGGCGCGAGTTCCAGGTCAAGCTGGATAAG GGAATGGAGTTTCTTGGCCAGGAAGTGCTGCTGGAACAGAAGCAGAACGGGGTGTACAAGCGCTTTACCATGTTCATTCTCGAGGACCATGACACGGATATGGACCTCTGGCCCTGGTGGGGGGAGCCCATTTTCCGCAACGGCCGCTACGTGGGCAAGACCACCAGCAGTGCCTACAGCTACACCCTGGAGCGCCACGTGTGCCTGGGCTTCGTGCACCACTTCGACGAGCAGACGGGAGAGGAGCTGGTGGTGACCACTGACTTCATCAACCAGGGCGAGTTCGAGATCGACATTGCCGGGCAGCGCTTCCAGGCCAAGGCCAAGCTCTACCCCTTCAGCTCCCTCTTCGCGCAGCGGCGCCGCAAGGATGACGTGGAACTGAGTGGCTACCAGAGGGAGTAG